In one window of Helianthus annuus cultivar XRQ/B chromosome 17, HanXRQr2.0-SUNRISE, whole genome shotgun sequence DNA:
- the LOC110923701 gene encoding uncharacterized protein LOC110923701 has translation MKLIEQLTAQNMEPRKIFQTIRKQDPDRFHVQKDVQNVVANIRAEQRQGLTPMQSLENVLINNDFIYETREEPGTEIVTEIFFLHQDSRVMWRAFPHVMMIDATYKTNIYNMPFIQIVGMTPTNKSFIIAHAVVSKERGDNFVWVLERVKSMLDECMEPRVILTDRDLALMGACAKVFPDASRLLCRWHIQQNVMKHCKGAFTDDDWKKFMSFWGTLIESPSIPIYDYHLRNMRKRLVECKRSRVFKYVYDNWLKDYKEMFVFAWTDKRRNFGNRTTNRVESQHANLKRYVEDKSSLDRIVGCVRDIVETQFGEIRKTFRESIEKTMKHHKHLMFQHLLGKVSHKALDLLHGEAIRKLDVLERFNSSCGCQMWHSCGLPCACRIEKYMREERPIQLEDIDVFWRKLNFQSCKLIDDSLDVVEELDVVRQQLQSHPPAQQKSLLSKIKAVLTPTKSTKKPPVVQQNTRGRPTTKQVQERLDEASRIDEELRRSSFGDANTCFEGSRQSKYDKPRHSSYVPSQASQQSVIRSQKPKATLSRSKSSKKKETRDDHGFPLIIGDEYVGIIERFKSDIPPVFHPYVSCIRDVMPDGHCGFRSVAVGLGMDQSSWGLIRRDLVQEMDQNESIWFPIFEAWADGYFYTHRQGLIWDSVAGCGENHWMDFPFAGLLIAQTYGIGVHLLTTTMGASSTYFPILSPPANQQPLFITLTHVNENHFIHVKLEGDYPMPPAHGLWLTHRRPHTEQWEDMYLPRLEWYTSIMNPRPRSNPVLIT, from the exons atgaaactgatcgagcagctgacagctcaaaacatggagccgcgcaaaatatttcaaacgataaggaagcagGACCCCGACAGGTTTCATGTTCAGAAAGACGTTCAAAACGTTGTAGCGAATATTAGAGCCGAACAAAGACAAGGATTGACTCCCATGCAGTCACTAGAAAATGTGCTGATAAACAACGACTTTATTTACGAGACACGGGAAGAACCCGGAACAGAGATCGTAACAGagatcttctttcttcatcaggaCTCGAGAGtcatgtggcgtgcattcccccaCGTCATGATGATCGATGCAACGTACAAGACAAACATATACAATATGCCCTTTATCCAGATTGTTGGTATGACGCCTACCAACAAATCGTTTATTATCGCGCATGCCGTTGTTAGTAAAGAACGGGGTGATAACTTTGTGTGGGTGCTTGAGAGGGTTAAGTCAATGTTGGATGAATGTATGGAgccacgtgtgattttaacggatAGAGACCTAGCCCTTATGGGCGCGTGTGCTAAAGTATTTCCAGACGCCTCCAGGCTTCTTTGCAGGTGGCACATACAACAGAATGTTATGAAGCACTGCAAGGGTGCCTTCACAGACGACGACTGGAAGAAATTTATGTCATTCTGGGGGACATTGATTGAGTCTCCATCCATACCCATCTACGACTACCACTTGCGCAACATGCGAAAGCGACTTGTGGAGTGCAAACGTTCTA gagtcttcaaatacgtgtacgataactggctaaaagactataaggagatgtttgtctttgcgtggactgataagaggcgcaactttggtaatcgtactacaaacagagttgagagccaacaTGCCAACTTAAAGAGATACGTCGAAGATAAGAGCTCGCTGGACCGTATAGTTGGTTGTGTTCGGGATATTGTTGAGACACAGTTCGGTGAAATAAGGAAGACTTTTCGAGAAAGCATCGAAAAAACAATGAAACACCACAAACACCTGATGTTTCAACACCTACTTGGAAAAGTATCCCACAAAGCCCTTGACTTGTTGCATGGAGAGGCAATTAGGAAGCTAGATGTCTTGGAGCGCTTTAattcatcatgtggttgccaaATGTGGCACAGCTGTGGGTTGCCCTGTGCTTGTAGGATAGAAAAGTACATGCGTGAAG agcgtccgattcaactcgaagacatagacgtcttctggcggaaacttaacttccaaagttgtaaattgatagACGACTCCCTTGACGTGGTCGAAGAGCTAGATGTTGTTAGACAACAATTACAGTCGCACCCCCCAGCTCAGCAAAAAAGCCTGCTTTCAAAGATTAAAGCGGTGTTGACTCCAACGAAATCTACCAAGAAACCACCGGTTGTCCAACAAAATACTCGTGGCCGACCAACAACAAAGCAGGTACAAGAAAGGTTGGACGAGGCCTCTCGTATAGATGAAGAATTGAGGAGAAGCTCCTTCGGTGATGCAAACACGTGCTTTGAAGGTTCACGACAAAGTAAGTATGATAAACCTCGCCACAGCTCGTACGTTCCGTCTCAGGCCTCACAACAGTCGGttataaggtcccaaaaacccaaagcgaccctaagccgttcaaagagttctaagaagaaagagacacgAGATGATCACGGTTTTCCTTTAATCATTGGGGACGAGTACGTGGGAATCATCGAACGGTTTAAGTCTGACATTCCGCCAGTGTTCCATCCGTACGTCTCGTGCATACGAGATGTGATGCCGgacggtcattgtgggtttcgGTCTGTGGCTGTGGGCTTAGGGATGGATCAGAGTTCATGGGGGCTTATTAGGAGGGACCTTGTCCAAGAAATGGATCAGAACGAATCGATCTGGTTCCCAATATTTGAAGCATGGGCTGATGGTTATTTTTACACGCATCGTCAGGGCCTAATTTGGGATTCAGTGGCCGGTTGTGGGGAGAATCACTGGATGGACTTCCCCTTTGCAGGACTTCTTATTGCACAAACGTACGGTATCGGGGTGCACCTGTTAACGACAACCATGGGTGCGAGTTCCACTTACTTCCCAATACTAAGTCCTCCGGCTAATCAACAACCATTATTCATAACGCTTACACATGTTAACGAGAACCACTTCATACATGTTAAGCTGGAAGGGGATTATCCTATGCCACCAGCACACGGGCTATGGTTGACCCACCGAAGACCCCATACAGAACAATGGGAAGATATGTACTTGCCACGTCTAGAATGGTATACATCGATAATGAATCCTCGGCCAAGATCAAACCCAGTCTTAATTACATAG
- the LOC110925163 gene encoding FBD-associated F-box protein At4g13985-like, giving the protein MVYVQIDGVEVCGGGGVLVGGAVGCQSPHVNNGCPVLESLSLEVSCNDEENFILNIPTVKRLKLICRSDYNTVNDKIIIRVPKLEYLFVDGPLCSLFEMEDIPSLVEASIPCLHCTFDFMWASILNKLRGVQNLSIEKFGFTSPLPVFPNMKQLELKGTWQSGQITQFLESCPELKIFIIDYKQMPGKSMLIPTCMLTNLTTIKFLSCEGDTCDIKFLEYMLGNTQVLNAVTVFS; this is encoded by the exons ATGGTATATGTTCAGATCGACGGAGTTGAGGTTTGCGGCGGCGGCGGTGTTTTGGTTGGTGGAGCTG TTGGGTGTCAAAGTCCTCATGTCAATAATGGCTGCCCAGTGCTTGAAAGTTTATCTTTGGAAGTATCATGCAATGATGAAGAAAATTTCATATTGAACATCCCTACTGTGAAACGGCTGAAACTAATATGTAGATCAGACTACAACACTGTGAACGACAAAATTATTATACGCGTCCCTAAACTTGAATACTTGTTTGTTGATGGACCATTGTGCTCGCTTTTTGAAATGGAAGATATACCGTCTTTGGTTGAGGCATCGATTCCATGTTTGCATTGTACATTTGATTTCATGTGGGCTAGTATACTAAACAAACTCAGAGGAGTTCAAAATCTTTCAATAGAAAAG TTCGGATTCACTTCACCTCTGCCCGTCTTTCCAAATATGAAGCAATTGGAGTTGAAGGGTACATGGCAATCTGGACAAATCACTCAATTTCTTGAAAGTTGTCCCGAGTTGAAGATTTTCATTATTGATTAT AAACAAATGCCTGGAAAATCAATGTTGATTCCTACTTGTATGCTAACGAACcttacaaccatcaagtttttaAGTTGCGAGGGGGATACATGTGATATAAAGTTTCTGGAATACATGTTGGGTAACACACAGGTTTTAAACGCGGTGACAGTGTTCTCCTGA